A window of the Deinococcus gobiensis I-0 genome harbors these coding sequences:
- a CDS encoding MFS transporter encodes MPVPDAPPALPEPAAPRRSWDRNERLGILNGWAVFAGDGFLNVSVVISGFAARLGAPNWVIGLLPAIAGGGWMLPQLLIAARVRSAPYKLPVYRSAAFIRAATYVSMVLIAAFLADQPALCLTLFVLAMLANALASGVAGLPFLEVVSKTVSPDRRPRFFGTRNLYGGLLAFGAGLVVRAVLGSDLAFPLNYALLFALGTVAYTFGYWVFGLVTEPPDPPLPPQGFRGELRAIPETLRDPHFRAFLTVRLLLAGASMSEPFFAVYALRALHFPAAVLGAFVMALTAAAPLSNVVWQRVAERKGSRRIIRYASVFYGLAPLWAFAVGALHLGAWAYLGVFILTSVAAQGFNLGHTNHLLNIAPDGARSRYIGTLNTLVGAALFTPVVGGLIADRAGYTPVFALSAVLCAAAWWWCGKLRRDA; translated from the coding sequence ATGCCTGTTCCCGACGCACCGCCCGCCCTGCCCGAACCCGCTGCCCCCCGGCGCAGCTGGGACCGCAACGAGCGGCTGGGCATCCTCAACGGGTGGGCGGTGTTCGCGGGCGACGGGTTCCTGAACGTCTCGGTGGTCATCTCGGGCTTCGCGGCGCGGCTGGGCGCCCCCAACTGGGTCATCGGGCTGCTGCCGGCCATCGCCGGGGGCGGCTGGATGCTGCCGCAGCTCCTGATCGCCGCGCGGGTCCGGAGTGCGCCCTACAAGCTGCCGGTGTACCGCTCGGCCGCCTTCATCCGGGCGGCGACCTACGTCTCGATGGTCCTGATCGCCGCCTTCCTGGCCGACCAGCCGGCCCTGTGCCTGACCCTGTTCGTGCTGGCGATGCTCGCCAACGCCCTGGCCTCGGGCGTGGCGGGCCTGCCCTTTCTGGAGGTGGTGAGCAAGACGGTCTCGCCGGACCGCCGCCCACGCTTTTTCGGCACGCGCAACCTGTACGGCGGGCTGCTGGCCTTCGGGGCGGGGCTGGTCGTGCGCGCGGTGCTGGGGTCGGACCTCGCCTTTCCGCTCAACTACGCGCTGCTGTTCGCGCTGGGCACCGTCGCCTATACCTTCGGCTACTGGGTCTTCGGGCTGGTGACCGAGCCGCCCGACCCACCCCTGCCCCCGCAGGGCTTCCGGGGCGAGCTGCGCGCCATCCCGGAGACGCTGCGCGACCCGCACTTCCGGGCCTTCCTGACCGTGCGGCTGCTGCTGGCGGGGGCCAGCATGAGCGAACCCTTCTTCGCGGTCTATGCCCTGCGCGCCCTGCACTTTCCGGCGGCGGTCCTGGGGGCCTTCGTGATGGCGCTGACGGCCGCCGCGCCGCTGTCGAACGTGGTATGGCAGCGCGTGGCCGAACGCAAGGGCTCGCGCCGGATCATCCGCTACGCGAGCGTCTTCTATGGCCTCGCGCCGCTGTGGGCCTTCGCGGTGGGGGCGCTGCACCTCGGGGCCTGGGCCTACCTGGGCGTGTTCATCCTGACGAGCGTGGCGGCGCAGGGCTTCAATCTGGGCCACACCAACCACCTGCTCAACATCGCCCCCGACGGCGCGCGCAGCCGCTACATCGGCACGCTGAACACGCTCGTCGGCGCGGCCCTGTTCACGCCGGTCGTGGGTGGATTGATCGCCGACCGCGCCGGCTACACGCCGGTCTTTGCCCTGAGTGCCGTACTGTGCGCCGCCGCGTGGTGGTGGTGCGGCAAACTGCGGCGCGACGCCTGA
- a CDS encoding amino acid ABC transporter ATP-binding protein, producing MTAAQPTPDRVSRSAPGQGAPVVIEARGVEKHFGSFHALRGVSLQVRQGEVVVVIGPSGSGKSTFIRTLNALDPHDAGTIAIDGLPLQGARNLDAVRREVGMVFQSFNLFPHLTVLDNITLAPTRVRRTGKAEAERRGLELLRRVGIEEQAHKYPAQLSGGQQQRVAIARALAMDPKIMLFDEPTSALDPEMIKEVLDVMKELARSGMTMLVVTHEMGFAREVADRILFFDQGNIVEDTTPEAFYTHPQHDRAKQFLSKILGH from the coding sequence ATGACTGCCGCGCAACCCACCCCAGACCGCGTTTCCCGCTCCGCGCCGGGCCAGGGCGCGCCCGTCGTGATCGAGGCGCGTGGGGTAGAGAAGCACTTCGGGAGCTTCCACGCCCTGCGCGGCGTGAGTCTCCAGGTCCGTCAAGGCGAGGTCGTCGTCGTCATCGGTCCCTCCGGCAGCGGCAAGTCCACCTTCATCCGCACCCTCAACGCCCTGGACCCCCACGACGCCGGCACCATCGCCATCGACGGCCTGCCCCTCCAGGGCGCCAGGAATCTCGACGCCGTCCGCCGCGAGGTCGGCATGGTCTTCCAGAGCTTCAACCTCTTTCCCCACCTCACCGTCCTCGACAACATCACCCTCGCCCCCACCCGCGTGCGCCGCACCGGCAAGGCCGAGGCCGAGCGCCGGGGCCTGGAACTGCTGCGCCGCGTGGGCATCGAGGAGCAGGCGCACAAGTACCCCGCGCAGCTCTCGGGCGGGCAGCAGCAGCGCGTGGCGATCGCCCGGGCGCTGGCGATGGACCCCAAGATCATGCTGTTCGACGAGCCGACCTCGGCGCTGGACCCGGAGATGATCAAGGAAGTGCTGGACGTGATGAAGGAACTGGCGCGAAGCGGGATGACGATGCTGGTGGTGACGCACGAGATGGGCTTCGCGCGGGAGGTGGCGGACCGGATCCTGTTCTTCGACCAGGGCAACATCGTGGAGGACACGACGCCCGAAGCCTTCTACACCCACCCCCAGCACGACCGCGCCAAGCAGTTCCTCAGCAAGATCCTCGGCCACTAG
- a CDS encoding TAXI family TRAP transporter solute-binding subunit: protein MKKLIPVTGAALALLTLGVALAQGNAFLTIGSGSTTGVYFPVATGMAKMVNDAGTGVRANARSTGGSVFNMNALATGELDMAIVQNDIAFYSYKGSGIQAFEGKANNKVRTLAVLYPEVLHVIARKDAKISSIADLKGKRVVIGDLGSGTEQTARQVLEAYGLKFEDLGQALRVSPAQGISLMQDKRADALFYTVGVGASAISQIAQTVDVSLVPVAGNQASALIKKYPFYVRYNIPAKSYKGVGATVPGVAVQATLVASSSVSDDTVYKAMKAIFANTASVKAIHPALNTSFSNASAVKGVPAPLHPGAVKFWKEQGLNVK, encoded by the coding sequence ATGAAGAAACTGATTCCTGTCACCGGGGCCGCGCTGGCCCTGCTTACCCTGGGGGTGGCCCTCGCGCAGGGCAACGCTTTCCTGACCATCGGTTCGGGCAGCACGACCGGCGTGTACTTTCCGGTGGCGACCGGCATGGCCAAGATGGTCAACGACGCGGGCACCGGCGTGCGCGCCAACGCCCGCAGCACCGGCGGCAGCGTGTTCAACATGAACGCCCTGGCGACCGGCGAGCTGGATATGGCGATCGTGCAGAACGACATCGCCTTCTACTCATACAAGGGCAGCGGCATCCAGGCCTTCGAGGGCAAGGCCAACAACAAGGTGCGCACCCTGGCCGTGCTGTACCCCGAAGTGCTGCACGTCATCGCCCGCAAGGACGCGAAGATCAGCTCGATCGCCGACCTGAAAGGCAAGCGCGTGGTTATCGGGGACCTGGGCTCGGGCACCGAACAGACCGCCCGGCAGGTCCTCGAGGCCTACGGCCTGAAGTTCGAGGACCTGGGTCAGGCCCTGCGCGTCTCGCCTGCCCAGGGCATCAGCCTGATGCAGGACAAGCGCGCCGACGCGCTGTTCTATACGGTCGGCGTGGGCGCCAGCGCCATCTCGCAGATCGCCCAGACGGTGGACGTCAGCCTCGTGCCGGTCGCGGGCAACCAGGCCTCGGCCCTCATCAAGAAGTACCCCTTCTACGTGCGCTACAACATTCCGGCCAAGAGCTACAAGGGCGTCGGCGCGACCGTACCCGGCGTGGCGGTGCAGGCGACCCTGGTGGCCAGCAGCTCGGTGAGCGACGACACCGTCTACAAGGCCATGAAGGCGATCTTCGCCAACACGGCCAGTGTCAAGGCGATCCACCCCGCCCTGAACACCAGCTTCAGCAACGCCTCGGCCGTCAAAGGCGTGCCCGCCCCGCTGCACCCCGGCGCCGTGAAGTTCTGGAAGGAACAGGGCCTGAACGTCAAGTAA
- a CDS encoding TRAP transporter permease has translation MSDPTRPISSDPSLTPPGTEMTEGEKRAIEMVEAAETGGRKLFGAQAGLVTLIALAWCLFQMYSAYVGTIVPTTQRSIHLAFAFALAYLVFPFRKTPGRPQTRVPWSDWGLGAVATGSALYFFIEYANIAGNGGIRADVPLDLWAGSALVVLLLLAAWRTLGIAMPLISVAFILFAFMGARGLIPAIQTPFHGGYTWPQLIGQLATNTEGIFGTAIGVSAQIVFLFVLFGAVFDKLGAGDWFMRVAQSLLGSFRGGAAKASIMSSALNGIISGSAVSNVVTGGNITIGTMIRTGYSREKAGAIEVASSSNGQLMPPVMGAAAFIMAQNLNIEYRSLILAAAIPAFLCYAALLVVSHIEALKLGLRGLPRSELPRLRQTLLQGWYYLIPLVYLIGVLTANPEANPERVALNTILLMVVMMFVQELFWGRRDGRTPGRSLLDGGRKLVESFEAGARSMIGIAIATAAAGIIVGIVTITGLGFGLADVVEAVAALFTNDFLRILVVLVLGQLIALILGMGLPTTANYILMSALIVPIIARIAGLDTGNPAEMLPVHMFVFYFGIMADSTPPVALAAFAAAAISGGDPVKTGVQAFQYELRTALLAYMMFFNPQLLLIAGGRLGGLPLAEAIPMVLFAFIGLVAFGAATLRFFHRRTNPVQTLLLLAASFILIIPTSVLVNLGAVALMAAVYFWQKAGSRREPPAPMPSAA, from the coding sequence GTGAGCGACCCCACACGCCCAATATCCAGCGATCCCAGCCTGACCCCGCCCGGCACCGAGATGACCGAGGGCGAAAAGCGCGCCATCGAGATGGTCGAGGCCGCCGAGACGGGCGGGCGCAAACTCTTCGGCGCGCAGGCCGGGCTGGTCACCCTGATCGCCCTGGCGTGGTGCCTGTTCCAGATGTACTCGGCCTACGTGGGCACCATCGTCCCCACGACGCAGCGCTCGATCCACCTGGCCTTCGCCTTCGCGCTGGCCTACCTCGTCTTTCCGTTCCGCAAGACGCCGGGCAGGCCGCAGACACGCGTGCCCTGGTCTGACTGGGGTCTGGGGGCGGTCGCCACCGGCAGCGCCCTGTACTTCTTCATCGAATACGCCAACATCGCGGGCAACGGCGGCATCCGCGCCGACGTGCCGCTGGACCTGTGGGCCGGGAGCGCGCTGGTCGTGCTGCTGCTGCTCGCCGCCTGGCGCACGCTGGGCATCGCCATGCCCCTGATCTCGGTGGCCTTCATCCTGTTCGCCTTCATGGGCGCGCGCGGCCTGATCCCGGCCATCCAGACCCCCTTCCACGGCGGCTATACCTGGCCGCAGCTCATCGGGCAGCTCGCCACCAACACCGAAGGGATCTTCGGCACGGCCATCGGCGTCTCGGCACAGATCGTCTTCCTGTTCGTGCTGTTCGGCGCGGTGTTCGACAAGCTCGGGGCGGGCGACTGGTTCATGCGCGTGGCCCAGAGCCTGCTGGGGTCCTTCCGGGGCGGAGCGGCCAAGGCCAGCATCATGAGCAGCGCCCTGAACGGCATCATCTCCGGCTCGGCGGTGAGCAACGTCGTCACGGGCGGCAACATCACCATCGGCACCATGATCCGCACCGGCTACAGCCGCGAGAAGGCCGGGGCCATCGAGGTCGCCAGCTCCAGCAACGGCCAGCTCATGCCGCCCGTCATGGGCGCGGCGGCCTTCATCATGGCGCAGAACCTGAACATCGAATACCGCTCGCTGATCCTGGCGGCGGCCATTCCGGCCTTCCTGTGCTACGCGGCGCTGCTGGTGGTCTCGCACATCGAGGCCCTCAAGCTGGGACTGCGCGGCCTGCCCCGCTCGGAACTGCCCCGGCTGCGCCAGACGCTGCTTCAGGGCTGGTATTACCTCATTCCGCTGGTCTACCTGATCGGCGTGCTGACCGCCAATCCCGAGGCCAACCCCGAGCGCGTCGCCCTGAACACGATCCTCTTGATGGTCGTGATGATGTTCGTTCAGGAGCTCTTCTGGGGCCGCCGGGACGGCCGCACGCCGGGCCGCAGCCTGCTGGACGGAGGCCGCAAACTGGTCGAGTCCTTCGAGGCGGGCGCGCGCAGCATGATCGGCATCGCCATCGCCACGGCCGCCGCCGGGATCATCGTGGGCATCGTGACCATCACGGGGCTGGGCTTCGGGCTGGCCGACGTGGTCGAGGCGGTCGCGGCGTTGTTCACCAACGACTTCCTGCGGATTCTGGTCGTGCTCGTGCTGGGTCAGCTCATCGCCCTGATCCTGGGGATGGGCCTGCCCACCACCGCCAACTACATCCTGATGTCGGCCCTGATCGTGCCGATCATCGCGCGCATCGCGGGTCTGGATACCGGCAATCCGGCCGAGATGCTGCCGGTCCACATGTTCGTCTTCTACTTCGGCATCATGGCCGACAGCACGCCCCCGGTGGCCCTGGCGGCCTTCGCGGCGGCCGCCATCTCGGGCGGCGACCCGGTCAAGACCGGGGTGCAGGCCTTCCAGTACGAGCTGCGCACAGCGCTGCTGGCCTACATGATGTTCTTCAACCCGCAACTGCTCCTGATCGCGGGCGGGCGGCTGGGCGGGCTGCCACTGGCCGAGGCCATTCCGATGGTGCTGTTCGCCTTCATCGGCCTGGTCGCCTTCGGGGCCGCCACCCTGCGCTTCTTCCACCGCCGCACCAACCCGGTGCAGACCCTGCTGCTGCTGGCCGCGTCGTTCATTCTCATCATCCCGACCAGCGTGCTGGTCAACCTGGGGGCAGTCGCTCTCATGGCCGCCGTCTACTTCTGGCAGAAAGCCGGGAGCCGCCGCGAGCCGCCTGCGCCGATGCCCAGCGCGGCCTGA
- a CDS encoding OsmC family protein, with product MKKTLNVTWLGEQRYLGVSESGHQLLIDNSPVKVGVSPMEALLGALATCTAYDVVEVMKKRRTPLSAYRIEVEGERADTDPKRYTHITVRHIASGEGVTEEMLSKAAHLSHEKYCSVAASLNSEISLETRVE from the coding sequence ATGAAAAAGACCCTGAACGTCACCTGGCTCGGCGAGCAGCGCTATCTGGGCGTAAGCGAGAGCGGGCATCAGCTCCTGATCGACAACAGCCCCGTCAAGGTGGGCGTGTCCCCGATGGAGGCCCTGCTGGGCGCGCTCGCCACCTGCACCGCCTACGACGTGGTCGAGGTGATGAAAAAGCGCCGCACGCCCCTGAGCGCCTACCGTATCGAGGTCGAGGGCGAGCGGGCCGACACCGATCCCAAGCGCTACACCCACATCACTGTGCGCCACATCGCCAGCGGCGAGGGCGTGACCGAGGAGATGCTGAGCAAGGCCGCGCACCTGAGCCACGAAAAATACTGCTCGGTCGCCGCGAGCCTGAACAGCGAAATTTCTCTCGAAACGCGCGTCGAGTAA
- a CDS encoding hybrid sensor histidine kinase/response regulator, with translation MSDLAPFPLISAATPGPISILHLEDSELDHELVVMHLEGDLPWPVVIERVEAEDTFLAALRERPPHIVLSDFALPGYNGLSAFRSAHELYPNLPFIIVTGAMGEEVAVDTLRQGVTDYILKQRLERLAPSVRRALAEAEGQASRERAEQSVRDLNQSLQARLLEVERLRNTAERQSQRLEVQARQLEEALNLQKTFLAETSHELRTPLTALLGYLRRADREVGGSQVVQDAQRVAENMTRLVNDLLQLSRGELVQSIEMHYMNIGNLLRQVGRDYGVQADVPDTEIVGDPGRLTQVFVNLVTNAVRVSGGADKVRLELNVRAGEVEVDVVDSGPGVPDAVKPRIFDKFYRGKEAGSAGLGLTIAQQVVTSHGGRIDVLDTPGGGATFRVRLPLPDEEGDEEFA, from the coding sequence ATGTCCGACCTCGCTCCCTTTCCCCTGATCTCTGCGGCGACGCCGGGTCCGATCTCTATCCTGCACCTCGAAGACAGCGAACTCGACCACGAGCTCGTCGTCATGCATCTGGAGGGCGACCTGCCCTGGCCGGTCGTGATCGAGCGCGTGGAGGCCGAGGACACCTTTCTGGCGGCCCTGCGCGAGCGCCCGCCGCACATCGTCCTGAGCGACTTCGCGCTGCCCGGCTACAACGGCCTGAGTGCCTTCAGGAGTGCCCACGAGCTGTATCCCAACCTGCCCTTCATCATCGTGACGGGCGCGATGGGCGAGGAGGTGGCGGTAGATACGCTGCGCCAGGGCGTGACCGACTACATCCTCAAGCAGCGCCTGGAGCGGCTGGCCCCCAGCGTGCGCCGCGCCCTGGCCGAGGCCGAGGGGCAGGCGTCGCGCGAACGGGCCGAGCAGTCGGTGCGCGACCTGAACCAGAGCCTTCAGGCCCGGCTGCTGGAGGTCGAGCGGCTGCGCAACACCGCCGAGCGCCAGAGCCAGCGCCTGGAGGTGCAGGCCCGGCAGCTCGAAGAGGCCCTGAACCTCCAGAAGACCTTCCTGGCCGAGACCAGCCACGAGCTGCGCACCCCCCTGACCGCCCTGCTGGGCTACCTGCGCCGCGCCGACCGCGAGGTGGGCGGCTCGCAGGTCGTGCAGGACGCGCAGCGCGTCGCCGAGAACATGACCCGGCTGGTCAACGACCTGCTCCAGCTCTCGCGCGGCGAACTCGTGCAGAGCATCGAGATGCACTACATGAACATCGGGAACCTGCTGCGGCAGGTGGGGCGCGACTACGGCGTGCAGGCCGATGTGCCCGACACCGAGATCGTGGGCGATCCGGGGCGGCTGACGCAGGTGTTCGTGAACCTCGTGACCAACGCGGTGCGCGTCAGCGGGGGCGCCGACAAGGTGCGGCTCGAACTGAACGTGCGGGCCGGCGAGGTCGAGGTGGACGTGGTGGACTCCGGTCCCGGCGTGCCCGACGCGGTCAAGCCGCGCATCTTCGACAAGTTCTACCGGGGCAAGGAGGCGGGGTCGGCCGGGCTGGGCCTGACCATCGCCCAGCAGGTCGTGACCTCGCATGGCGGGCGCATCGACGTGCTGGACACGCCGGGCGGGGGGGCCACCTTCCGCGTGCGCCTGCCGCTGCCCGACGAGGAGGGGGACGAGGAGTTCGCGTAA